GTGTGAAGCCGTCGCAGCGCGTGCCGGCACGCATGAACCTGGCGGATGCTGATCTGACTGCTCAGGAAGAGATGATTCGTTCGCTGGCTCGTGCTGAGGCACCGGAGGACGGCTTCACCGCTACCGCTTCCATTGAGGTGCGCCTGTCTCAGGCCACGGTCCTGATCGAGCTGGATACCTCCGGCACCGTCGACGTGGCCGCTGAACGCAAGCGCCTGGAAAAAGACCTGGCCAAGGCCGAGAAGGAACTGGCCGGCACCGAAAAGAAGCTCGGCAACGAGGCCTTCTTGTCCAAGGCTCCGGAGCAGGTCGTGGAGAAGATCAAGACTCGCCACCAGTTCGCACTGGAGGAAATTGACCGCATTAAGGCTCGTTTGGAGGGACTTCCGCAGGCATGACCGAACCACGGGATATCGAACCTCGGGGTGCTGAATCACACGATGAGATTGCAGGGGAGATTCGTTTGAATCTTGGTGGCGGCGACGATTCGGTGACGCAGGAAGAGTCTGCGCTGCGAGAGGAGTCCACTGCAGCGCCTGAGTTCGAATTCGATCCGGCTGACTCCCAGATCGTCGAGGACCTCGAACCTCGCGAAATCGCCGGTGTGATGGCTGATGACCGCATGCCCGATGACATGCGCCTCGGTGAGGTCTCCGTGTCCGAGGAAGGCCTGAGCCTGCCGGTGGATGTGGATCGCCCAGTCAATGAGCCGGCTCCGCTGGAGGCCACCGCCGAGGAGCTGCGCGAGCTCGCAGAGGTGGAAGCCGAGCTGGATCAGCGCTGGCCGGAGACCAAGATTGACCCGTCGCTCGAGCGAATCGAGATGCTGATGGACATCCTTGGCCATCCTGAGCGTGCCACTCCGGTCATTCACGTTGCCGGCACGAATGGCAAGACTTCCACTGTGCGCATGATTGAGTCGCTGGTGCGCGCTCTCGGTCGTCGCACCGGCCGCACCACCAGTCCGCATCTGCAGCTGGTTACCGAGCGCATCGCCATCGATGGCCAGCCCATTCATCCACGCGATTACGTGCGCATCTGGCGCGAGATTCAGCCCTACGTGGAAATGGTTGACGCCAAGTCCGCCGAAAAGGGCGGCCCGCAGATGAGTAAGTTCGAGGTCCTCACGGCCATGGCCTACGCTGCCTTCACCGACGCTCCTGTCGATGTCGCCGTGGTGGAAGTCGGCATGGGTGGCACATGGGATGCGACCAACGTGGTGGAGGCCGACGTGGCAGTCATCTGCCCAATCGGTCTCGATCACACGGAGTACCTCGGCGATACCCTGGCTGAAATCGCTTCTGAGAAGGCCGGCATCATCAAGTCGCGGTGGAACAAGGACGACTTGCTCACGCCACCGGACAATGTCGCCATTGTCGGCGAGCAAGAGCCGGAAGCAATGGACGTCGTTTTGCGACGTGCCGTGGAAATGGACGCCTCCGTCGCCCGCGCTGGAGTTGAGTACGGCGTCGTCAGTCATCAGCTG
The sequence above is drawn from the Corynebacterium jeikeium genome and encodes:
- a CDS encoding bifunctional folylpolyglutamate synthase/dihydrofolate synthase, which translates into the protein MTEPRDIEPRGAESHDEIAGEIRLNLGGGDDSVTQEESALREESTAAPEFEFDPADSQIVEDLEPREIAGVMADDRMPDDMRLGEVSVSEEGLSLPVDVDRPVNEPAPLEATAEELRELAEVEAELDQRWPETKIDPSLERIEMLMDILGHPERATPVIHVAGTNGKTSTVRMIESLVRALGRRTGRTTSPHLQLVTERIAIDGQPIHPRDYVRIWREIQPYVEMVDAKSAEKGGPQMSKFEVLTAMAYAAFTDAPVDVAVVEVGMGGTWDATNVVEADVAVICPIGLDHTEYLGDTLAEIASEKAGIIKSRWNKDDLLTPPDNVAIVGEQEPEAMDVVLRRAVEMDASVARAGVEYGVVSHQLAVGGQNLTLKGLAGEYDDIHLPLHGPHQARNAATALAAVEAFFGAGPGRPLNIDAVREGFATVASPGRLERVRSTPTVFIDAAHNPHGARALRTALSAEFDFRRVIGVLSVLGEKDARGLLVELEPYFEEVVITQNTSPRALHYDDLADLAEEIFGEERVHRVPTLPSAVELAVALAEETDTGDGIVSGSGVIVTGSVVTAGEARTLFGKDPQ